The nucleotide sequence GCTCGCCGCGACTGGCCAGACCACTCAGACCAAATGCCCGCTGTCCGGTGCAAAGCTCAATCCAAATGCCAATGTCGAAGTTGGCGGTGTGAAGGTCGGATTCTGCTGCGAAAAATGCCAGGCCAAAGTCAGTGAAGCGAAAGGCGATGCCCAGGCGGAACTCGTCTTCGCCGATGCTCCCTTCGCCAAAGGCTTCGAAGTCAAGAAGTAAGATCAACTGAATCAACGGTCGATCGTTCGAAGGCAGGCAGGTCTCACAAAGACCTGTCTGCCTTTTTTCGTTGCCGTGCACTTCCCCCGCGCCAGACAGACTCCCGTCTGTGACTGCATCTTCGCCGTCCGACAGCGAGTGCTCGGTCCCTCGGTTTGTCTGGCTGCACACTTCCCCCGACGGATGCCACCTGGCGGTTTGCGTCATCGCGGCCTGTTACCGCTGAGGGAGTGAGAGAATCGCGTCACATGGTAATGCACTAGCGATCCCGAACCATCTTGGACATAATATTACAGACATCACGTCTACATTGCGGTCAGGGTCAGAGAGAGGCGCGGATCATGAGTACACAGGTTCGGGTTGTCGCGTTTGCCTGTCTGGCATGGATGCATCTGTATCACAGCTCTTTCGCGCAAGAGCCCCCTGCCTCACCGGGGCCTGAAAGCGAGCCCATCGAGTTCATCGATAATTCCCGTCCTCCTCAAACGGAAGTGTCGAATCCTCGACCGACGGAGACCGTCCCCACGGGCTGGGGGTTCGCCACATTCTCACCCGACAGCAAGTCGGTCGCCACGGTCTCAGTGCCCGAGGGTGCCGATGCCAAAGGGGAAGTCCTGATCTGGAATCTTGACGATCTGAAAGCCCCTCTCCGGATCGAGCTTCCCGGTAAGATCGCGATCGTCTCGTTTTCTCCTGATGGAAAGTGGCTGGCCATCGGACCGAATGAGCCCCGGGCGGGTGTCCAACTGGTCGACACCAAAACCGGCAAGGTCGGAATGACGCTGCCCGGTCCCGTGGCCAAAACCAACGTCATCACCTGGTCTCCCGACGGAACAGAACTCGTCCTGGGAAGTACCACCGATAAGACGGTTCGCGTCTGGAATGTCACGAAAAAAGAGTTTGTGCGGACTTACGAGCCGGAGGCATCCAAACTGCTGGCGATTGACCTGTCCGGCTCCGGTCGTCTGCTGGCGGCCATCATTCCCGCCAAAGATCCCGAAGGACTGGCCCTCTATGACGTGTTCGCGGGTACGGTCGAGAAATCGCTGAAAGGCCATAAACAGCAGATCGAGGGGGCTGCTTTCACAGGGGCAGGCAAACAACTGGCAACCGTCGGCTGGGATGCGGTGGTCCGGGTCTGGGACATCGACTCGGGAGAAGAAACGGCCGTGATCAAAGGCCACAAGAAAGGGATTCGCTCGATCGCCACCTCCACCAACGGCAAGCGGCTCGCTTCGTGCAACGATCGCAGCGAGCTGAAGCTGTGGGATGGCGAAAAGCACGAACTGCTGTCCGATCTGGGTGGCGAGAATGGCAGCGCCAAATTTGTCTCGATGTCACCCGATGGGGCGTGGCTGGTTTCGATCACCCGCGACGGCACCGCCACCTTGTGGGACCTCGAAAAGCAATCGGAAAAGGCAACGCTCAATCGTGAGACACAAACGGCTGACACGGTGAATTCCAGTAACGAGTCCACCTCAGCCACCAACAGCGGTTCGACACCCTCTTCGAGCGATGCACCAGAACCGGAAGCAATTCAGTCCCTTGCGTATTCGCCCGACGGGAAATGGATTGCACTGGCTCGCGAGGATGGACGCATCTCACTGCGCAATGCCGAGGACGGCAAGGTCGTCCGAGAAATGGACGCCTTTCCCGACGTGGCCTCATGCGTCACCTTCAGTCCGGACAGCAAACAGGTCGCCGCGGGGAGTTTTGATAAGACCATCAAGGTCTGGGACGTCGACACGGGAGAACAGTCGGCCGAATTCACGGGCCACACAAACTGGGTTTTCGCCGTCGCCTTTTCTCCTGATGGAAAGACGCTCGCTTCAGGCAGCTATGACAAAGTCATCAAGCTCTGGAATCTTGCGGACAAAAAAGAAGCCGCCACCCTTTCTGGCCATACCGCCGGTGTCCGCTCGGTCGTCTTCACACATGATAGTGCGCTGCTGATTTCGGGAAGTGCCGACCGGACCGCCATTGTCTGGACGCTGGCCGACCTTGAGCCCGTCACCACACTCAAAGGGCATACCGCAGCCATTCGGGCCGTCGCGATCTCACCCGACGGCGGTACCCTGGCGACCGCCAGCGAAGATGCGACGGTGAAGTTATGGAAAACCTCCGACTGGACAGAACGGGCATCGCTGCCGGGGACGGAAGGTGTCATGTTCTGGTCGCTCGCCTTTTCTCCTGCCGGCCGGACGCTGGCGGCGGGGGCGTTTGACGGAACGGTCAAGTTATTTGACCCCCGCGACGGCAAGGAACGTCAGCTGCTGCGGGGTCCGACAGAAGCCATCACGGCGGTGGCATTCGGACCCAACGCCGACGAAGTGATCGCGGGGAGTGTCGACAAGTCACTGCGCCGCTGGAAAGCCAAATCCGCCGTCGCAGCCGCCAGCTCAAACTCCAGTAAACCCATTCGCTCCAGCGAGAAAAGCTCGGAAGGGGATGCGAACGAATCGATCACCGTGGTGACGGCCGCGACTCTCGGTGTGGAACAGGTGGTCTCAAGCCTCTGCTACAGCCGTGACGGAACGCAGCTCGCCGTAGGGGGGGGTGCCTATCGCACTGCCGGAAAGCTGCAGCTCTGGGACGTCACCAGGCGTGAGAGAAAATGGGAAAGCGACGAGTTCCGGTTCGGACTTCCCGCTGTCGCCTTCAGCAGTGACGAAAAGCGAATCGCTGTCGGCAACTTTGCGGACAACTTTCTGCGCACGTTCGACAGCTCCACGGGGAAGCAGCTGAAAGAGATTCGTGGCCACCGTGCCAAGATCCACGGCATCGCCAACTCACCCGACGGCAAGTTCTTCGCCACCGCGTCGCTTGACCGCGACCTGAAGCTTTGGGACGCAGCCACCTACAAAGAAGCCCGGACCTACGTTGGGCACAGCGATTTTGTCTTCTCGGTCCAGTTCTCACCCGACGGCCGCCGCTTGCTCAGCGGCAGCGCGGACCGCACGGCCCGGCTGTGGGACGTCACCAGCGGCAAGGAACTGATTCAGCTCAAGGGGCATCAGGGCGCTGTCCAGCAAGCCATCTTCTCGAAAGACGGGCAGCTGATCGCCACTGCCAGCAGCGACGGCACTGTTCGGATTTACCAGAGTCAAACCGGCAACTTCCTGCTCACGCTGCGAGGTCACCGGAACAAAATCGACACCGTCGCCTATTCGCCCGACGGTAAGCTGATCGCCACCGGCTCTGCCGACAAATCCATCCGACTCTGGGACCCCGGCAGCGGGCTGGAGCTGATCAAACTGCAGCAGGAAGGTCCCATCCGGGCACTCGTCTTCTCACCCGACGGAAAGCATCTCGCATCCGGCTGCGACGACAAAACCGTGAGGCTGTGGGAAATCACCCGCTCGGAAGGCAAGAAAACTGCCACCGAGACGGGCGTGCAATAACGAACGACAACAAGCCGTGTCATCTATGAGGAATCCCCAAAAGTGAGTTCCTCAATCGTCTGCCACCGCTTGAACGTCCAGGGTCACGCAGTGCTCTTTCAGCAAGAGAAGACGCTGTCGTTCCACGTCAAATGTCATCGAGCGGCTACACCTAGGGCCCCCCACGACAGATGAAGCTCGTTCCCATTCAAGCCGCGGCGACAGGGTCAAAACCCGTCTGTGAAGTTACCATAAATCTCAACAGGGAAAAGCATTGCAACACTTCATCAATTGAGATAACGTGGCTTTACTTCTTTTTGATAAGCTCGCTTTATCTTATGGTGCCGGATGGCAAACTGGAAATTCTACGGACGCACTGAGCAGCTGTCAGATCTGGAGCGAATGCTGTCGCGCCAGCGGTGGTTTTTTGCTCAGGTCACTGGGCGCCGTCGGATCGGAAAGACTGCCCTGATTCAACAGGCCATGCGTGAGGTGGGAATCAAACGGTCTGTTTTCTATGTCCAGATTCCTGACTCGGAATCGGCGGGTGTCCTCTCCGAATGATGCAGTCATCCTTGTTACTTAATCAAATGCCGACGGGGAAGGAGCTCACAACAACGCTGCAGTTGAGGGCACGAACGATATCAAGAAAATCTCCGCCAATCGCGATCGTTCGCGCATAGACATCATGAGAACCGACTGAAGCAGCGATCAGCACAAATCCGGTGATGTCTGCAGTTTCACATAAGTAGGGTTTCAAGTCTGCAGAATGAGTTACCAACTGGTTCAATGATGCCGCTAAGTTCTCACGTGTGTTTTCGATCTCTGACAGTCGTAATTGAATTCTGATTAACCGTCGTCTTCCTCGATTTTCGGGTGCTTTGTCGGCATACACCGAATACACAGTTAGATGCTTTGAAACTGCACGACGAATCTTTGTAAGCGTTGCAGGAGATTCTGATTCAATAACGAGGTCCGTTTCCATCATCAGTGCAGACGCTTTCTTAAAATCGCGGCCGGGTGACTCAGTAACAAGACAAGGGTTGGGTGACCAGCGGTTCGGAAATGTCTTGATCGCTGCGCTATCCTGCGTGATTTCAAGTCAGTTCCTGGAAGGACCAGAGAAGCCATCTCCTGCAAATTCCCTGCTGTAGCCTGACTCACGATGATGCGTCTCGTCGTGCTTAACCTCTTGCTGCATTTGCAACCCAGCGGCCAGGCGACATCGGAGTTATTCCCAGATACGGAATTATCTCTGGAAACTCCATTTCAGTTCGCGGTGGGAAAGCGGGTCAGTTCTTGGGCGTTTGTTTGCCGGATCAGTTCGATGATCTGGGTCGGCAGGGTGGTTTCCTGCAGCTTGAGGACGGCCGATTCGACGTAGAAAAGAGGGGCGTGGGAACCGAGTAGAATTCTCTGCGGGCTGACTTTGCTGGCGAGAGCCCCCACCCGGTCAACCCCTTCTAACATGGCGATGTCAAACCAGACCTGCCCAGCGGCGGCGAGTTTCCCTGCCTCCTCCAGCGACAGTTTGCGAAACGCGTTCAGAACCACCAGACGAAGTAAGCGGTGTTGTTTGACGAGGGCTGCCAGCGGAGTGAGATTCACCGACGGTACCTGAAACACGGGATGCTGTGTTCGTTCGTCTTCCATCGTCGCAACAAGCTGCACGATCAGACTTCGCTCGGCCGACTCCTTCAAAAGCTGCTCAAAGGCGGGCAGCTCCAAGTCGTATCCGTGGAAGCCGGGGTGCAGACGGATCCCCTTAAACTGATGGATCTCGGCACAGCGACGTAAGTCTTCCTGCCAGGCGGGGAGCGCCGGATTGACGGTGCCGAACGGGACCAGCAGCCCCGGCGCAGCTTGCTGACAGGCTGCCTGCAGCCGCTCATTCACCCCCGCCACGTCTCGGTCGAACAGGCCTTCCAGACTGCCCGCCCAGGCCTGTGTGATGCCGTTCCGCTGCAACCGAGCTGTCAATCGGGGAAGGTCTGTTCCTTCGAGTTTGCGGAAGGGCCAGGGACCAATGGAGACGTTCGTGTCGATCATCAGACGAAGAATCCTCTCAATCGAATCGCATCCCTTTGGCTCGCACGATCGGAGCCAGCAGGCGTCGCAAGTTTCCCGACAGAATCAGAGCCCGGTCAACATCCGAAATCTCAGCGCCAAGCACTTTGGAAAGCTGGGAAGCATAACTTCGCCCCCCTGCATCGCTGCCGAAGAGCACTCGTTCGGCCCCGAGTTCGCGGACGGCCATCTCGACCATCCCCGCTGTCGGATCGAAGCCCGCCGTCTCGACGGACACATGCGGCAGGTCTCGGACGGCACGAATCCCCAGCTCCCATGTCCCCCCGGTGTGACCACAGACAAAGTTCCCCTCGGGGAATCGCCGGGCCAGAGCGGCCAGCCCTTCGGGTGTCGATTCACCCGCTAACTGGCTTCCGTCGGTTTTGACCCAGGTGTGCTGAAAGACCAATGCCTTGTGCTTGATCGTCCGTTCGACGATCGCGTTGAGTGCCTCGTCTTCCGCACGTTTGGCGACCCAGAGCTTAATCCCCACCATCGGACCGTTTTCGATGCAACGGTCAATCTCGCGGAGACTGGCTTCGACGTGTTCACCGCTGACGTAACAAAACCCGAAGGCCCGATCGTGGTAATGAGACAACGCGGCAATCACTTCGTCGTTCTGTTGCCGCAGATCGTCTGGTCCAGGGTGATGCAGAAACTGCATTCCCATATAGACGCACACCCTTTCAATGCCCATCCGAGAAGCGTACGACAGCAGCGCAGTCATTCGTTCTTCGGGCGTTCGGCCTTCCGTCCCCACCAGGTGACAATGCAGGTCCCAGATGCGGGGCATTACTTGCTCCTCAGCAGATAGAACAGCAGGTCAGCCATCTCTTGCGGCGAGATCTGCTTTTCCAGACCTTCGGGCATAATTGATTTGCCCGTGCTGGAGAGTTCTTCGATATCACTTCGCAGAATCGTCTCCGAAGCCCCCTCGGCCCGTCGCAAGGTAATGCTTGTCGGTGTCTCTGACGCAATCACGCCCGATGTCGTCGTCCCATTCTTCAGGATCACGACATACTCCAGAAAGTTGGGCGAGACTTCGCGATTGGGATCGAGCACATGCAGCAGCACTTCGCC is from Schlesneria sp. DSM 10557 and encodes:
- a CDS encoding WD40 repeat domain-containing protein, which gives rise to MSTQVRVVAFACLAWMHLYHSSFAQEPPASPGPESEPIEFIDNSRPPQTEVSNPRPTETVPTGWGFATFSPDSKSVATVSVPEGADAKGEVLIWNLDDLKAPLRIELPGKIAIVSFSPDGKWLAIGPNEPRAGVQLVDTKTGKVGMTLPGPVAKTNVITWSPDGTELVLGSTTDKTVRVWNVTKKEFVRTYEPEASKLLAIDLSGSGRLLAAIIPAKDPEGLALYDVFAGTVEKSLKGHKQQIEGAAFTGAGKQLATVGWDAVVRVWDIDSGEETAVIKGHKKGIRSIATSTNGKRLASCNDRSELKLWDGEKHELLSDLGGENGSAKFVSMSPDGAWLVSITRDGTATLWDLEKQSEKATLNRETQTADTVNSSNESTSATNSGSTPSSSDAPEPEAIQSLAYSPDGKWIALAREDGRISLRNAEDGKVVREMDAFPDVASCVTFSPDSKQVAAGSFDKTIKVWDVDTGEQSAEFTGHTNWVFAVAFSPDGKTLASGSYDKVIKLWNLADKKEAATLSGHTAGVRSVVFTHDSALLISGSADRTAIVWTLADLEPVTTLKGHTAAIRAVAISPDGGTLATASEDATVKLWKTSDWTERASLPGTEGVMFWSLAFSPAGRTLAAGAFDGTVKLFDPRDGKERQLLRGPTEAITAVAFGPNADEVIAGSVDKSLRRWKAKSAVAAASSNSSKPIRSSEKSSEGDANESITVVTAATLGVEQVVSSLCYSRDGTQLAVGGGAYRTAGKLQLWDVTRRERKWESDEFRFGLPAVAFSSDEKRIAVGNFADNFLRTFDSSTGKQLKEIRGHRAKIHGIANSPDGKFFATASLDRDLKLWDAATYKEARTYVGHSDFVFSVQFSPDGRRLLSGSADRTARLWDVTSGKELIQLKGHQGAVQQAIFSKDGQLIATASSDGTVRIYQSQTGNFLLTLRGHRNKIDTVAYSPDGKLIATGSADKSIRLWDPGSGLELIKLQQEGPIRALVFSPDGKHLASGCDDKTVRLWEITRSEGKKTATETGVQ
- a CDS encoding ATP-binding protein gives rise to the protein MANWKFYGRTEQLSDLERMLSRQRWFFAQVTGRRRIGKTALIQQAMREVGIKRSVFYVQIPDSESAGVLSE
- a CDS encoding amidohydrolase family protein; this encodes MIDTNVSIGPWPFRKLEGTDLPRLTARLQRNGITQAWAGSLEGLFDRDVAGVNERLQAACQQAAPGLLVPFGTVNPALPAWQEDLRRCAEIHQFKGIRLHPGFHGYDLELPAFEQLLKESAERSLIVQLVATMEDERTQHPVFQVPSVNLTPLAALVKQHRLLRLVVLNAFRKLSLEEAGKLAAAGQVWFDIAMLEGVDRVGALASKVSPQRILLGSHAPLFYVESAVLKLQETTLPTQIIELIRQTNAQELTRFPTAN
- a CDS encoding amidohydrolase family protein, whose protein sequence is MPRIWDLHCHLVGTEGRTPEERMTALLSYASRMGIERVCVYMGMQFLHHPGPDDLRQQNDEVIAALSHYHDRAFGFCYVSGEHVEASLREIDRCIENGPMVGIKLWVAKRAEDEALNAIVERTIKHKALVFQHTWVKTDGSQLAGESTPEGLAALARRFPEGNFVCGHTGGTWELGIRAVRDLPHVSVETAGFDPTAGMVEMAVRELGAERVLFGSDAGGRSYASQLSKVLGAEISDVDRALILSGNLRRLLAPIVRAKGMRFD